A DNA window from Microcystis aeruginosa NIES-843 contains the following coding sequences:
- a CDS encoding TPR end-of-group domain-containing protein, producing MSLDVKYQDMAKTDKDFEQIRGDERFQSLLS from the coding sequence ATCAGTCTTGATGTCAAGTATCAGGATATGGCGAAAACAGATAAAGATTTTGAGCAGATTCGGGGAGATGAGCGGTTTCAATCATTGCTAAGTTAA